In one window of Tripterygium wilfordii isolate XIE 37 chromosome 1, ASM1340144v1, whole genome shotgun sequence DNA:
- the LOC119996617 gene encoding uncharacterized protein LOC119996617 gives MENVKEEKTSAIMLTYNRLRSAAKLFRFVELCLALVFLLWIFTRLPFAVRISGEYFQKLAGIVTSPLFVVLLCNGIIGALFAKSGGFSAENPAEAEVYEEFIENSVENSENRGVKLLSADSAAVANPPSLEAEEIVFQDKEIICQESAISISDASENDIDKESESDTPKPYRRSKSEKLKRESSEMAVEKLRRSETEKFRKSKKSDEIPDEDLLPSEDLSDEEFQKAIDDFIAKHLKFRRQESIAIVVPNQA, from the coding sequence ATGGAGAACGTTAAGGAAGAGAAAACTAGTGCGATAATGCTTACTTACAACCGGCTTCGAAGTGCAGCGAAGCTGTTTCGTTTTGTTGAGCTGTGTTTGGCTCTAGTGTTTTTATTGTGGATCTTTACTAGGCTTCCTTTCGCCGTCAGAATCTCCGGCGAGTACTTCCAGAAGCTTGCGGGGATCGTGACGAGtcctctttttgttgttttgctcTGCAACGGAATCATCGGCGCACTCTTCGCTAAGTCCGGCGGATTCTCGGCCGAGAATCCCGCCGAGGCAGAGGTCTACGAGGAGTTCATAGAAAATAGTGTAGAAAATAGTGAGAATCGCGGAGTAAAGTTGTTGTCAGCGGATTCTGCGGCCGTTGCTAATCCTCCTTCTCTTGAGGCAGAGGAGATCGTGTTCCAGGACAAAGAAATCATCTGCCAAGAGAGTGCGATTTCGATTTCTGACGCGAGTGAGAATGACATCGACAAGGAGTCCGAGTCGGATACTCCGAAACCTTATCGGAGGTCAAAATCGGAGAAGCTGAAGAGAGAGAGCTCGGAGATGGCGGTTGAGAAGCTCCGCCGATCGGAGACAGAGAAGTTCCGGAAAAGCAAGAAATCGGATGAGATTCCGGACGAGGATCTGCTTCCGAGCGAAGATCTGAGTGACGAGGAGTTCCAGAAAGCCATTGATGATTTCATAGCGAAGCACTTGAAGTTCCGACGCCAAGAGTCCATAGCCATTGTTGTTCCAAACCAGGCTTAA
- the LOC119996635 gene encoding uncharacterized protein LOC119996635 — MFQFFQRRRQHLLLDSAEQEAVDQNGLLVERENSERQGKTHRGSVIGRAYIDRDRKTGHENLVRDYFSPTPTFPHRVFRRRFRMSQKLFLRIHDAVVSYDDYFVQSRNAAHTEGLSSLQKVTAALRMLCYGVSGDMMDEYIRLAESTTNEAMKNFIAAVITIFGDKYLRSPTSNDIARLLKLYESRGFPGMLGSIDCMHWTWKNCPSGWKGSLNDINVLERSPVFTNLINGRAPPVNFVINNHQYDMGYYLADGIYPQWSTIVKSIHMPQTQKAQNYAKAQESARKDVERAFGVLQARFHIIRQPCRFFKTATMKNIMKACVIMHNMIVEEERDLYKSLEKGNYYLFEEVSDISLTREYEDFDYDQFIKGSQKLKDKTQHRRLQADLIEHLWERHGNIEY; from the exons atgtttcaattttttcaaagaAGACGTCAACATCTCTTGCTTGACTCTGCTGAACAAGAGGCGGTGGATCAAAATGGTTTACTCGTTGAAAGAGAGAATTCAGAGAGACAAGGCAAAACACATCGAGGTTCTGTTATCGGTCGTGCATACATTGATCGTGATCGTAAGACAGGCCATGAAAACTTGGTGCGTGATTACTTCTCTCCAACTCCGACATTTCCTCATAGGGTATTTCGAAGACGATTCCGCATGAGTCAGAAATTATTTCTTCGCATCCATGATGCTGTTGTGTCTTATGATGACTACTTTGTGCAATCTCGAAATGCAGCACACACAGAGGGTTTATCTTCACTACAGAAAGTGACTGCAGCCCTCAGAATGTTGTGTTATGGAGTTTCTGGTGATATGATGGATGAATATATTCGGCTTGCGGAGAGCACAACAAATGAGGCTATGAAAAATTTTATTGCGGCAGTGATTACTATTTTCGGTGATAAGTACTTAAGGTCGCCTACTTCCAATGACATAGCTCGTTTACTTAAACTCTATGAGTCACGTGGATTCCCAGGAATGCTTGGCAGTATCGATTGTATGCACTGGACATGGAAAAACTGTCCAAGTGGATGGAAAG GCTCACTCAATGACATCAACGTGCTTGAACGTTCTCCTGTCTTCACCAATCTTATTAATGGTCGTGCTCCACCAGTGAATTTTGTCATCAATAATCATCAATATGATATGGGGTATTATCTGGCAGATGGTATCTACCCGCAATGGTCAACAATTGTAAAGTCAATCCATATGCCACAAACTCAAAAGGCACAAAATTATGCAAAAGCTCAAGAGTCTGCAAGAAAAGATGTTGAACGGGCTTTTGGAGTTCTCCAAGCTCGTTTCCATATCATTCGTCAACCTTGCAGGTTTTTCAAAACAGCAACAATGAAGAACATCATGAAGGCATGTGTTATAATGCATAACATGATTGTAGAAGAAGAGCGTGACCTATACAAATCATTAGAGAAAGGTaactattatttatttgaagaaGTTTCTGATATATCACTGACTCGTGAGTATGAAGATTTTGATTATGACCAATTCATTAAGGGAAGTCAGAAGTTAAAAGATAAGACTCAACACCGTCGTCTTCAAGCCGATTTAATTGAGCATCTATGGGAGAGGCATGGAAATATTGAGTACTAG
- the LOC119996626 gene encoding uncharacterized protein LOC119996626, with product METQMHDESMDKPKVRKAENYTVAEDLILIAAWEHTSEDVVIGTDQAKEQYWTRVWREYLSNASSYPYRPEKSIINRFSIIRTKCLKFSGIVQSIEYANPSGMTEQDKLNQAIKAWSTEEKERGVFKFLHCYQALKNSPKWITEVVHP from the exons ATGGAGACTCAAATGCATGATGAAAGCATGGACAAGCCAAAAGTTAGAAAGGCAGAAAATTATACGGTAGCGGAAGACCTCATTTTAATCGCGGCTTGGGAACATACTAGTGAAGATGTCGTGATTGGAACTGATCAAGCAAAAGAACAATATTGGACTCGAGTGTGGAGAGAGTATCTTTCGAATGCAAGTAGTTATCCCTATCGACCGGAGAAATCAATAATCAATCGATTCAGCATTATCCGGACTAAATGCTTAAAGTTTTCTGGAATTGTTCAGAGCATTGAGTATGCGAATCCGAGTGGAATGACTGAGCAAGACAAG CTTAATCAAGCCATTAAAGCATGGTCTACTGAGGAGAAGGAAAGAGGTGTCTTCAAGTTTTTACATTGTTATCAAGCGCTCAAGAATTCTCCGAAGTGGATTACAGAAGTGGTGCACCCCTAG